In Legionella spiritensis, the following proteins share a genomic window:
- the icmP gene encoding type IVB secretion system coupling complex protein DotM/IcmP translates to MAQQQQQQSSGDNSMAPIWIMVLLFFAAFFIWKAAHQYIVAFIFKLNIWQGKLIAFFIKDQSLDNSIYLMQTIDPASVDWNKFISLTGAVGDYIRYPVVLILVLLAFFLYQSNITLKFRKAHDMKTLRNQEQHNWPAIMPVVKEDLVSQDVNKGPWAMALTPMEFARKYHLLKKEDAILDNPAPGQEMTAGIRRGDAKRVFTLQLGPYFEGFERCPPQAFALAAAFMARMNRDRKSASLIMETLDKTCSEGKPDFTVARPILKKYYNTELVQEVVSRHAYLMTVMASLLEEAREDGVVPSSEFLWLKPIDRRLWYMLNSIGRQTPFSEVGGPFAHWRAEKAMGRRSLVPMIDEAIKALESAVKDVKLSAKEMQELKS, encoded by the coding sequence ATGGCTCAGCAACAACAACAGCAAAGTAGTGGCGATAATTCAATGGCACCAATCTGGATTATGGTTCTGTTGTTTTTTGCTGCGTTTTTTATATGGAAAGCCGCTCATCAATATATTGTAGCGTTTATTTTCAAATTAAATATCTGGCAGGGAAAGCTGATCGCGTTTTTTATCAAGGATCAGTCGCTGGATAACAGCATTTACCTGATGCAGACCATCGATCCCGCATCCGTTGACTGGAATAAATTTATCAGTTTAACCGGCGCCGTCGGAGATTATATACGTTATCCGGTTGTCCTGATTCTTGTGTTGCTCGCTTTTTTCCTCTATCAATCGAACATTACCCTAAAATTCCGTAAAGCGCATGATATGAAAACCTTGCGCAACCAGGAGCAGCATAACTGGCCGGCTATCATGCCCGTAGTCAAGGAAGATCTGGTCAGTCAGGATGTGAACAAGGGGCCCTGGGCTATGGCGTTGACACCCATGGAATTTGCCCGTAAGTACCATTTATTGAAAAAAGAGGACGCCATTCTTGATAATCCCGCACCCGGGCAGGAAATGACGGCGGGAATTCGGCGTGGCGATGCCAAGAGAGTATTCACTTTGCAGTTAGGGCCGTATTTTGAAGGGTTTGAGCGCTGCCCTCCCCAGGCTTTCGCGCTGGCCGCCGCGTTCATGGCACGTATGAACAGGGATAGAAAATCGGCCAGTTTAATCATGGAAACGCTTGATAAAACCTGTTCCGAGGGGAAGCCGGATTTTACGGTCGCCCGCCCCATTTTGAAAAAATACTATAATACGGAACTGGTGCAGGAAGTGGTGTCCAGGCATGCTTATCTTATGACAGTCATGGCCTCACTCCTTGAGGAGGCACGAGAGGATGGTGTTGTGCCCAGCTCGGAATTTTTATGGTTAAAGCCCATAGATCGCCGGTTATGGTATATGCTTAACAGTATAGGCAGGCAAACACCATTTTCCGAGGTTGGCGGACCATTTGCGCATTGGCGCGCCGAAAAAGCCATGGGGAGGCGCTCATTGGTTCCTATGATTGATGAAGCGATCAAGGCTTTGGAATCTGCTGTTAAAGATGTGAAGTTATCTGCCAAAGAAATGCAGGAATTAAAATCATGA
- the icmQ gene encoding Dot/Icm secretion system protein IcmQ — MNDKLTEQQTSELLRALDDAIANGPWEESNFLRVIGKNLREIRENFVNLIGDDNQHRLKTASNLANRVALRSGQQEVFIALYASEGNSIQAWERIVANLPRQVISRPVYVDEEDVKYLIKSKENKINEAYVGIYINQNDILALSADKTPTDKFGKPLLSLKDKAINLENITRFVHMSGIYTYSKGRLIKNHLAESS; from the coding sequence ATGAATGATAAATTAACTGAACAGCAAACAAGCGAGCTTTTGCGTGCATTGGATGATGCTATCGCAAATGGTCCCTGGGAAGAATCCAATTTTTTACGGGTTATCGGGAAAAATCTACGTGAAATTCGTGAGAATTTTGTCAATCTGATAGGCGATGATAATCAGCACCGATTAAAAACAGCGTCCAACCTGGCGAACAGGGTGGCCCTGCGTAGTGGTCAGCAGGAAGTATTTATCGCCTTGTACGCCTCTGAGGGTAATTCCATACAGGCTTGGGAAAGAATTGTAGCCAATTTGCCCAGACAGGTTATTTCAAGACCTGTCTATGTTGATGAAGAGGATGTCAAATACCTTATAAAATCCAAGGAAAATAAAATTAACGAGGCTTATGTCGGTATTTATATCAATCAGAATGATATTCTGGCTTTAAGTGCCGATAAAACACCGACTGACAAATTTGGTAAACCCCTGCTCTCTTTGAAAGACAAGGCCATTAATCTGGAGAATATCACCCGTTTTGTGCATATGTCAGGCATTTATACGTATTCAAAGGGGCGATTGATTAAAAATCACCTGGCGGAGTCCAGTTGA
- a CDS encoding type IV secretion IcmS family protein, whose amino-acid sequence MDTDIRKSLALIAASMNAKFYLNDRFVSFEEVFSETGLLPAIAKRADQLCSLCLGYGLGATFDEAENALLGIRVTFDEVTPNALRLLCMTDVINELIQGGPSRDYTPLDELMYD is encoded by the coding sequence ATGGATACGGATATACGAAAAAGCCTGGCACTGATAGCCGCCAGTATGAATGCCAAATTTTACTTAAACGATCGTTTTGTCAGTTTTGAAGAGGTTTTTTCAGAAACCGGGTTGTTGCCGGCCATAGCCAAAAGAGCCGATCAGCTTTGCTCCCTTTGTCTGGGGTATGGGTTGGGAGCCACGTTTGATGAAGCTGAAAACGCGTTGTTAGGTATCCGGGTAACGTTCGACGAGGTGACACCCAACGCTTTACGGTTATTGTGTATGACCGATGTTATTAATGAATTGATTCAAGGGGGCCCCAGCCGTGATTATACCCCGTTGGATGAGTTAATGTATGATTGA
- the icmT gene encoding IcmT/TraK family protein, translating into MAGGFSETSHWRDSARSARFFIVDARAAFPIFIFLMHIRVWTGVLVIVSAIFFGVIEHYGFTVPVFLRWLRNFMAGKVKSSQPWWR; encoded by the coding sequence ATGGCAGGCGGTTTTTCAGAAACGTCACATTGGCGCGATTCAGCGCGCAGCGCCAGATTTTTTATCGTGGATGCACGCGCCGCATTTCCTATTTTTATTTTTCTTATGCACATTCGAGTATGGACCGGTGTTCTGGTGATCGTGTCCGCCATTTTTTTTGGTGTGATTGAGCATTATGGATTTACTGTTCCGGTTTTTTTACGTTGGCTAAGAAACTTCATGGCCGGTAAAGTGAAATCTTCCCAACCCTGGTGGCGATAA
- a CDS encoding TVP38/TMEM64 family protein, which yields MKTALFVFIILAFVICAYSFQQHAPQLLNQIKNLGWLGPLFFLLFYCLATVFLLPTMVLTLAGGALFGPFLGTVLNLAGATLGAAAAFCFSRYLAHDWFAAKSGTRLNNLILGVEKRGWQFVALLRLVPIVPFSLVNYGLGITGIKFSHYVITTLIFLAPAELVYTYCGYAGMGAIINPQSFHNYFAILLTVLGGFIVLWILKIKLAYRRSNR from the coding sequence ATGAAAACGGCACTGTTCGTTTTTATCATTCTGGCTTTTGTAATTTGCGCCTACAGCTTTCAGCAGCATGCGCCGCAATTACTCAACCAGATTAAAAACCTTGGCTGGCTGGGACCACTGTTTTTTTTGTTGTTTTACTGTCTGGCCACCGTGTTTCTGCTACCCACGATGGTATTAACCTTGGCGGGAGGGGCGTTGTTTGGCCCGTTTTTAGGCACCGTCCTGAATCTCGCAGGTGCCACCCTGGGTGCCGCAGCCGCCTTTTGTTTCAGCCGCTATTTAGCCCACGACTGGTTTGCCGCCAAAAGCGGAACCCGCTTGAACAATTTGATTCTCGGTGTTGAAAAGCGCGGCTGGCAATTTGTCGCCTTACTGCGTCTGGTGCCGATTGTCCCATTCAGTCTGGTGAATTATGGCCTCGGTATCACCGGCATCAAATTCAGCCATTATGTCATCACCACCCTAATCTTTCTGGCACCTGCCGAACTTGTTTATACCTACTGTGGTTACGCGGGTATGGGCGCCATTATCAACCCTCAATCCTTTCACAACTATTTTGCCATCCTGTTAACCGTTTTGGGCGGTTTTATTGTCTTATGGATACTTAAAATCAAATTGGCATACAGGCGATCAAACAGGTAA
- a CDS encoding aminotransferase class IV, which produces MIVPIVIHAGAEVAVFPGDDRILLGEGLFETLRVVEGKPCYPRHHWFRLMQSADMLGIDVDLPYCEWVTHLEHSLRKANLETGGVKVLLGAGSAPRGLLTKGEQPRLVLTPFSCAVNTKPIRLISAPWLRDAANPVYRHKSVNYLEAIMARRYAETAGADDALFFNLENTAMETTIANLFLISGDTLYTPSLSSGVLPGIIRGRILELGKEQGIACLETELTKNQLEQADALFLCNALQGIRAVQSWDGFTYNTSHPLAATVTELLSKDTCHERDSR; this is translated from the coding sequence GTGATCGTTCCCATTGTTATTCATGCCGGTGCCGAAGTCGCGGTATTTCCCGGCGATGATCGGATTTTGCTGGGCGAAGGCCTGTTTGAAACGTTACGGGTTGTCGAAGGCAAACCCTGTTATCCACGCCATCACTGGTTCCGGCTTATGCAATCCGCCGATATGCTGGGTATTGACGTTGATTTACCTTATTGCGAATGGGTCACTCATCTTGAACACAGTCTGCGGAAAGCGAATTTGGAGACAGGAGGCGTCAAGGTTTTGCTTGGCGCCGGCAGTGCTCCCCGAGGGTTGCTGACCAAAGGTGAGCAACCCAGACTGGTGCTGACGCCCTTTTCCTGCGCTGTCAATACAAAGCCGATTCGACTGATTTCAGCGCCCTGGTTGCGGGATGCCGCCAACCCGGTTTATCGCCACAAATCCGTCAATTATCTGGAAGCTATTATGGCTCGGCGATACGCAGAGACGGCCGGCGCCGATGATGCCCTGTTTTTTAACCTGGAAAATACGGCCATGGAAACAACCATCGCCAATTTGTTTCTGATAAGCGGCGATACGCTTTATACACCGTCTTTAAGCAGTGGTGTGCTGCCTGGTATCATCCGCGGCCGCATTCTTGAATTGGGCAAGGAGCAGGGCATAGCCTGTCTGGAAACCGAATTGACGAAAAACCAACTGGAACAGGCGGACGCTTTGTTTCTCTGCAACGCGCTTCAGGGGATCCGAGCCGTGCAATCCTGGGACGGTTTTACTTATAATACCAGCCATCCTCTTGCGGCAACGGTAACAGAGTTACTCTCCAAAGATACCTGCCATGAGCGCGACAGTCGCTAA
- a CDS encoding PA3496 family putative envelope integrity protein has translation MTELFAGEEEDIIEDDPFVDVDDEMEIDNFVDGSLDARRRLENMLEEKRLREELDDFTDY, from the coding sequence ATGACAGAACTTTTTGCTGGTGAAGAAGAAGATATTATTGAAGATGATCCTTTTGTCGACGTGGATGACGAAATGGAAATAGATAACTTTGTAGACGGCTCTCTGGATGCGCGGCGTCGTCTGGAGAATATGCTGGAAGAAAAGCGTCTTCGGGAAGAGCTGGATGATTTTACGGATTATTAG
- a CDS encoding 5-formyltetrahydrofolate cyclo-ligase translates to MADPLKSALRRSMRDIRKHLTPSFQQKASSQVCARIKQLNQYRFARRIALYHPAGGEIDLGGIWRTAPLHGKFCYFPALKPDKTLSFLPATPATPFRENRYAIAEPDVDAALAISPREIDIIFLPLVAFDEYGTRLGMGAGYYDRTLAEENHPLLIGVAYEFQRQSYIIPQAWDIPVHAVMTQRTTYWSKL, encoded by the coding sequence ATGGCTGATCCCTTAAAAAGCGCGCTGAGACGGAGTATGCGGGATATTCGCAAACATCTCACACCCTCCTTCCAACAGAAAGCGTCTTCACAGGTTTGTGCTCGAATAAAACAATTGAATCAATACCGTTTTGCCAGGCGCATCGCGTTATATCATCCTGCCGGAGGAGAAATTGATTTGGGAGGGATCTGGCGTACTGCGCCCTTGCACGGAAAATTCTGTTATTTTCCCGCGCTCAAACCGGACAAGACCTTGTCTTTTTTGCCGGCTACCCCGGCAACGCCCTTTCGTGAAAACCGTTATGCTATTGCCGAACCCGATGTCGATGCCGCCCTCGCCATATCTCCCCGGGAGATCGACATCATCTTTCTGCCGTTAGTCGCGTTTGACGAATACGGAACACGGCTGGGCATGGGGGCTGGTTATTATGATCGAACCCTGGCCGAGGAAAATCACCCCCTACTCATAGGGGTCGCTTATGAATTTCAACGTCAGTCTTATATTATTCCGCAGGCATGGGATATTCCTGTACACGCCGTAATGACGCAACGTACAACTTACTGGAGTAAATTATGA
- a CDS encoding EVE domain-containing protein, giving the protein MSNYWLVKSEPSCFSIDDLQKAPEKTTHWDGVRNYQARNFMRDDMAVGDLVFFYHSNCNPPGIAGIAEVTSPAYPDYTAFDPNSEHPDEKSTPDNPRWFMVDVRFKEKFDHLIPLETLKHYPELANMTLLRKGNRLSVMPVGKQEWDFINQVLR; this is encoded by the coding sequence ATGAGTAACTATTGGCTTGTCAAATCGGAGCCGTCCTGTTTCAGCATTGACGATTTGCAAAAAGCGCCTGAAAAGACTACCCATTGGGACGGTGTACGTAATTACCAGGCACGGAATTTTATGCGTGACGATATGGCGGTCGGTGATTTGGTTTTTTTCTATCATTCCAACTGCAATCCCCCCGGTATCGCAGGCATAGCGGAGGTAACCAGCCCGGCTTATCCGGATTATACCGCCTTTGATCCGAACAGCGAGCATCCTGACGAGAAAAGCACACCCGATAACCCGCGCTGGTTTATGGTCGATGTTCGCTTCAAGGAAAAATTTGATCACCTCATTCCTCTGGAGACCTTAAAACATTACCCGGAATTGGCGAATATGACGTTGCTGCGCAAAGGCAATCGTCTGTCCGTTATGCCGGTAGGTAAACAGGAATGGGATTTTATCAATCAGGTTTTACGCTAG